A window of the Lolium perenne isolate Kyuss_39 chromosome 7, Kyuss_2.0, whole genome shotgun sequence genome harbors these coding sequences:
- the LOC127317508 gene encoding ankyrin repeat domain-containing protein EMB506, chloroplastic, with translation MLPWATTASSCSAATSPLLHSSPLPALPCAAPRSYHPQPHVPPPLSIGSRAPPRALSRGGDAFWEEPDDGSGSEYEDEGKQSTRQRSSPFPSPMPFSRVAVARQQDREEHELRREIELLLSPEEEAILDQNETADITQISSPKWHPLHTYALALQIPLMDKLLDNGVDINLVDKDGFTPLHKAVIGKKEAVISHLLRKGANPHVRDRDGATPLHYAVQVGALQTVKLLIKYKVDVNVADVDGWTPLHVAVQSRNRDIAKILLVNGADQTRRTNGGKTPLDLSLCFGRDFNSYDLAKLLKLVPANRAA, from the exons ATGCTGCCATGGGCGACGACGGCTTCCTCCTGCTCCGCCGCCACCTCCCCCCTTCTCCATTCCTCTCCGCTCCCTGCTCTCCCCTGTGCTGCACCACGCTCCTATCACCCACAGCCCCACGTTCCGCCGCCGCTCTCAATTGGCTCCCGGGCCCCGCCACGCGCGCTCTCCCGCGGCGGCGACGCCTTCTGGGAGGAGCCGGACGACGGCTCCGGAAGCGAGTACGAGGATGAGGGCAAGCAATCCACCAGACAAAGAAGCTCTCCTTTCCCTTCCCCCATGCCGTTCTCTAGGGTCGCTGTGGCGCGGCAGCAAGACCGTGAAGAGCATGAGCTCCGGAGAG AAATCGAGCTTCTCCTATCGCCGGAAGAAGAGGCTATCCTGGATCAGAACGAGACCGCTGACATCACCCAAATATCATCA CCGAAATGGCATCCGCTTCATACCTACGCGTTGGCGCTGCAGATACCTCTCATGGACAAGTTGCTGGACAATGGTGTTGATATCAATTTAGTCGATAAA GATGGTTTCACCCCTCTTCACAAAGCAGTAATAGGCAAAAAGGAGGCTGTCATAAGCCATCTCCTAAGAAAAGGAGCAAATCCTCATGTCAGGGATAGG GATGGAGCCACACCATTGCATTACGCAGTTCAAGTTGGTGCTCTGCAAACTGTGAAGCTGCTGATTAAGTATAAGGTGGATGTTAACGTTGCTGATGTT GATGGCTGGACACCACTACATGTAGCAGTCCAAAGTAGAAATAGGGATATAGCAAAGATATTGCTCGTCAACGGTGCTGATCAGACAAGAAGAACAAAT GGTGGAAAGAccccattggacttgagcttatgctTCGGAAGGGATTTCAACTCATATGATCTGGCAAAGCTTCTCAAACTCGTTCCAGCAAACAGAGCTGCTTGA
- the LOC127317510 gene encoding tRNA (guanine-N(7)-)-methyltransferase: MTRTSGANGGGGGGQSGKLPRKRFYRARAHSNPLSDSHFPIPISPDDFDLSQHYPRYYPADKGERGDDEEVEAPLIRFADVGCGFGGLLVGLSPLFPDKLMIGMELRDKVTEYVKERVLALRASNPGQYDNISVVRTNSMKYIPNYFRKAQLSKMFFLFPDPHFKEKNHRRRVISMQLLDEYAFVMGVGGIIYTITDVEELGVWMRSCLEKHPLFEAVPEEEIEVDPVVKLLSTATEEGQKVARNGGQTFQAIFRRISLQEE; the protein is encoded by the exons ATGACGAGGACCAGCGGcgcgaacggcggcggcggcggcgggcagtcGGGGAAGCTCCCGCGGAAGCGCTTCTACCGCGCGCGCGCGCACAGCAACCCGCTCAGCGACTCGCACTTCCCGATCCCGATATCGCCCGACGACTTCGACCTCTCGCAGCACTACCCGCGCTACTACCCGGCCGACAAGGGCGAgcgcggcgacgacgaggaggtggaggcgCCCCTGATCCGCTTTGCGGACGTCGGGTGCGGGTTTGGTGGGTTGCTTGTCGGGCTCTCGCCGCTCTTCCCCGACAAGCTCATGATCGGCATGGAGCTGAGGGACAAG GTGACTGAGTATGTGAAAGAGAGGGTTCTGGCTTTAAGAGCATCAAATCCAGGACAGTATGACAACATATCCGTCGTGCGCACCAATTCAATGAAATACATTCCCAACTACTTCAGGAAGGCTCAGCTCTCCAAGATGTTCTTCCTGTTCCCTGACCCTCACTTCAAGGAGAAGAACCACCGGAGGAGGGTGATTAGCATGCAGTTGCTCGACGAGTACGCTTTTGTGATGGGAGTCGGAGGAATCATATATACTATCACCGATGTTGAGGAGCTTGGTGTATGGATGCGGTCGTGTCTGGAGAAACACCCGCTCTTTGAAGCTGTTCCAGAGGAAGAGATAGAAGTCGATCCAGTTGTCAAGTTACTGTCTACTGCCACTGAAGAAGGCCAGAAGGTCGCGAGGAACGGAGGGCAAACTTTCCAGGCCATCTTCAGGCGCATCTCTTTGCAAGAGGAATAA